A single region of the Streptomyces sp. NBC_00425 genome encodes:
- a CDS encoding arylsulfatase yields MLFIVFDDTGFGQFGCYGSPIETPNLDALAAGGLLYSNMHTTALCSPSRSCIITGRNHHANGMAAITELATGYPGYNGQIPFENGFLSEMLLQHGYNTYMVGKWHLMPSEQESAAGPYDRWPLGRGFERFYGFLGGDTSQWYPDLVYDNHQVEPPATPQEGYHLTEDLVERAMSFIADAKQVAPDKPFFLNLCPGATHAPHHVPKEWADRYRGRFDDGWDAYREQTFARQKQLGVVPADARLSPRDPDVPTWESLSPEARRLAARMMEVYAGFLSHTDHHIGRLVDFLKETGEFDNTLIMVVSDNGASAEGGATGTTNEVQFFNNAPETLEESLTQIDELGGPSTFNHYPWGWTWAGNTPFRRWKRETYRGGVSDPFLVHWPDGIKARGEIRDQFAHIIDMVPTVLDVLGIEAPTTIRGVTQSPLHGVSFAHTFDDAGAASRHRTQYYEMLGHRAIDHDGWRAVCPWPGPSFEEAERPFGTPITMADLDDLDAHHWELYQVGEDIAETRNLAQEHRSKLIEMIALWYVEAGKYNVMPIDGSVLQRIMTERPQITENRTSYTFRSGTQAVPAAVAPRVLNRPHSVTADVEIPPGCAQGVLLCQGTNAGGWSLYVKDGHLHYAHNYVQRALHHVASSETVPEGRHALRFEFEPTGAPDIAHGKGAPGRAQLYIDGRLVGETEMPVTTPITFNPGGMACGANPGSAVTPDYQAPFRFTGTLHSVTVDLSGDLIVDAESEMRMHMARQ; encoded by the coding sequence GTGTTGTTCATCGTGTTCGACGACACGGGGTTCGGGCAGTTCGGCTGCTACGGCAGTCCGATCGAGACGCCGAATCTGGACGCGCTGGCCGCAGGCGGGCTGCTGTACAGCAACATGCACACCACCGCGCTGTGCTCGCCGTCGCGCTCCTGCATCATCACGGGCCGCAACCACCATGCCAACGGCATGGCCGCGATCACGGAACTGGCCACCGGCTACCCGGGCTACAACGGGCAGATCCCGTTCGAGAACGGGTTCCTGTCGGAGATGCTGCTGCAGCACGGCTACAACACGTACATGGTCGGCAAGTGGCACCTGATGCCCTCGGAGCAGGAGTCGGCGGCCGGGCCGTACGACCGGTGGCCGCTGGGGCGGGGTTTCGAGCGGTTCTACGGGTTCCTCGGCGGCGACACGAGCCAGTGGTATCCGGACCTGGTGTACGACAACCACCAGGTCGAGCCGCCGGCCACGCCGCAGGAGGGCTACCACCTGACGGAGGACCTGGTGGAGCGGGCGATGTCGTTCATCGCCGACGCCAAGCAGGTCGCCCCGGACAAGCCGTTCTTCCTGAACCTGTGCCCCGGTGCGACGCATGCCCCGCACCATGTGCCCAAGGAGTGGGCGGATCGCTACCGGGGACGGTTCGACGACGGCTGGGACGCCTACCGCGAGCAGACCTTCGCCCGGCAGAAGCAGCTCGGCGTGGTGCCCGCCGACGCCCGCTTGTCCCCGCGCGATCCGGACGTGCCCACGTGGGAGTCGCTGTCCCCGGAGGCAAGGAGACTTGCCGCGCGGATGATGGAGGTCTACGCCGGGTTCCTCTCCCACACCGACCACCACATCGGGCGGCTGGTGGACTTCCTGAAGGAGACCGGAGAGTTCGACAACACGCTGATCATGGTGGTATCCGACAACGGGGCGAGCGCCGAGGGCGGGGCGACCGGCACCACCAACGAAGTGCAGTTCTTCAACAACGCGCCCGAGACGCTGGAGGAGAGCCTGACGCAGATCGACGAGCTCGGCGGCCCCTCCACGTTCAACCACTACCCGTGGGGATGGACCTGGGCGGGCAACACGCCGTTCCGGCGGTGGAAGCGGGAGACGTACCGCGGTGGCGTCAGCGACCCGTTCCTCGTCCACTGGCCCGACGGCATCAAGGCCCGAGGTGAGATCCGCGACCAGTTCGCGCACATCATCGACATGGTGCCCACCGTCCTGGACGTGCTCGGCATTGAGGCGCCCACGACCATTCGGGGGGTCACCCAGTCACCCCTGCACGGGGTCAGCTTCGCGCACACCTTCGACGACGCTGGCGCGGCGAGCCGCCACCGCACCCAGTACTACGAGATGCTCGGGCACCGGGCGATCGACCACGACGGATGGCGGGCGGTCTGTCCCTGGCCCGGTCCCTCATTCGAGGAGGCCGAGCGGCCCTTTGGCACTCCGATCACCATGGCCGACCTCGACGACCTCGACGCCCACCACTGGGAGCTCTACCAGGTCGGCGAGGACATCGCCGAGACCCGGAACCTCGCCCAGGAGCACCGCAGCAAACTCATCGAGATGATCGCGCTGTGGTACGTGGAGGCCGGCAAGTACAACGTGATGCCGATCGACGGCAGCGTCCTGCAGCGCATCATGACCGAGCGCCCGCAGATCACCGAGAACCGCACCAGCTACACCTTCCGTTCCGGCACCCAGGCCGTGCCCGCCGCAGTCGCCCCCCGGGTCCTCAACCGCCCGCACAGCGTCACCGCCGACGTCGAGATCCCGCCCGGCTGCGCGCAGGGCGTCTTGCTCTGCCAGGGCACCAACGCCGGTGGCTGGTCCCTCTACGTCAAGGACGGCCACCTCCACTACGCCCACAACTACGTACAACGGGCCCTGCACCACGTCGCCTCCAGCGAAACCGTGCCCGAGGGGCGGCACGCGCTGCGCTTCGAGTTCGAGCCCACCGGCGCCCCCGACATCGCCCACGGCAAGGGCGCACCCGGCCGCGCCCAGCTCTACATCGACGGCCGCCTCGTCGGCGAGACCGAGATGCCGGTCACCACGCCGATCACGTTCAATCCGGGCGGCATGGCTTGCGGCGCCAATCCCGGATCTGCCGTCACCCCCGACTACCAGGCGCCGTTCCGCTTCACCGGCACTCTTCACAGCGTCACCGTCGACCTGTCCGGCGACCTCATCGTCGACGCCGAGAGCGAGATGCGCATGCACATGGCCCGCCAGTGA
- a CDS encoding cupin domain-containing protein, producing the protein MSNQPISLRQALASFDALWSPRIVTRVNDYDVRVAKVEGEHIWHVHDDTDEFFLVLDGELHISLREPEGERTVLLRQGAIFTVPAGTEHKPYAPSGAAILMFEPTGTPTVGDRHDEIPAHVDATTGHILNA; encoded by the coding sequence ATGAGCAACCAGCCGATCTCTCTTCGCCAGGCCCTGGCCTCCTTCGATGCACTATGGAGTCCGCGCATCGTCACGCGCGTCAACGACTACGACGTCCGGGTCGCCAAGGTCGAGGGCGAACACATCTGGCACGTCCACGACGACACGGACGAGTTCTTCTTGGTGCTCGACGGGGAGCTGCACATCTCCTTGCGCGAGCCTGAGGGTGAGCGCACGGTCCTGCTGCGGCAGGGGGCGATCTTTACCGTCCCTGCAGGTACGGAGCACAAGCCGTACGCGCCGTCCGGAGCCGCGATCCTCATGTTCGAGCCGACCGGGACGCCGACCGTGGGCGACCGCCACGACGAGATCCCCGCTCACGTGGACGCGACGACCGGACACATCCTTAACGCGTGA
- a CDS encoding DUF3885 domain-containing protein encodes MGPEKSFTANHPYDGGGDVFAPSAAVRDDLKAAHPDWLSTHPSGM; translated from the coding sequence CTGGGGCCAGAGAAGTCGTTCACAGCCAATCACCCCTATGACGGTGGCGGGGATGTATTCGCGCCCAGCGCCGCGGTCAGGGACGATCTCAAAGCCGCGCACCCCGACTGGCTGTCCACGCATCCCAGCGGCATGTGA
- a CDS encoding endonuclease domain-containing protein: MAQISPKLAHAFFADISADSPVPLDPDDLLHMAHVRRHGRAIFGDIAVRCFKNKSKGTYDEREIRRAAQTFADFRLDVDDVVEVQLPAYFDAADGDDQGMGYRGPAAWRPQIASWLFWEARRKHQEGRPYEEWNDSWKRLGANGLPGTLTWDEFVAARSRVRHRQNIANTRPLDLMTCSGGSLFLPRAYSELLDRWEQVEEDLVGEARTCSSCRAQGPRWGGWRTQTPLGYVTLCPPCSGATFQRHTGHLRGVLYDSRRMRGIRADDYLCRLCAERRAAAWDHCHDHGYLRGPLCGSCNTFEGKSVPRHFLEEKEEAVLHLLECRGCLEGRILPGRYHVGLVQKHLEATERHRHRSRPCRRQPWARHVELAHGAHRFELECWQHNTTWTKDVTVPDTLALVRDFVDQALAARPGTVTVPAQAALGTQTRA; the protein is encoded by the coding sequence ATGGCCCAGATCAGCCCCAAACTTGCCCACGCCTTCTTCGCGGACATCTCCGCCGACTCCCCTGTTCCGCTGGACCCAGACGACCTCCTGCACATGGCTCATGTGCGCCGTCACGGCCGCGCCATCTTCGGCGACATCGCGGTGCGCTGCTTCAAGAACAAGTCGAAGGGGACGTACGACGAACGCGAGATCCGCCGCGCGGCCCAAACGTTCGCGGACTTCCGCCTGGACGTCGACGACGTCGTGGAGGTGCAACTGCCCGCCTACTTCGACGCCGCCGACGGCGACGACCAGGGCATGGGGTACCGCGGCCCGGCCGCCTGGCGGCCCCAGATCGCGTCGTGGCTGTTCTGGGAGGCCCGCCGCAAGCATCAGGAGGGGCGGCCCTACGAAGAGTGGAACGACAGCTGGAAGCGCCTCGGAGCCAACGGGCTGCCCGGCACGCTGACGTGGGACGAGTTCGTCGCGGCGCGCAGCAGGGTCCGGCACCGGCAGAACATCGCCAACACCCGGCCGCTGGACTTGATGACCTGCTCCGGCGGCAGCCTGTTCCTGCCGAGGGCCTACTCCGAGCTCCTGGACCGCTGGGAGCAGGTGGAGGAGGACCTGGTCGGCGAGGCCCGGACCTGCTCCAGCTGTCGTGCACAGGGCCCGCGCTGGGGCGGCTGGCGCACGCAGACTCCGCTCGGCTACGTCACCCTGTGTCCGCCGTGCTCAGGTGCCACCTTCCAGCGGCACACCGGGCACCTGCGCGGCGTGCTGTACGACTCACGCCGCATGCGCGGCATCCGAGCCGACGACTACCTGTGCCGGCTGTGCGCCGAACGCCGGGCGGCCGCGTGGGATCACTGCCACGACCACGGCTATCTGCGCGGGCCTTTGTGCGGCAGCTGCAACACCTTCGAGGGCAAGAGCGTCCCGCGCCACTTTCTCGAGGAGAAGGAGGAGGCCGTCCTGCACCTCCTGGAATGCCGCGGCTGCCTGGAAGGGCGGATCCTGCCCGGCCGGTACCACGTCGGCCTCGTTCAAAAGCATCTGGAGGCGACCGAGCGCCACCGACACCGCAGCCGCCCGTGCCGGCGCCAGCCGTGGGCCCGGCACGTGGAACTCGCCCACGGGGCACACCGCTTCGAGCTGGAATGCTGGCAGCACAACACGACGTGGACGAAGGACGTCACCGTGCCCGACACCCTGGCGCTCGTACGGGACTTCGTCGACCAGGCGCTCGCCGCGCGGCCGGGCACCGTAACCGTGCCCGCGCAAGCGGCGCTGGGCACACAGACGCGTGCATGA
- a CDS encoding WD40 repeat domain-containing protein has product MMERSDHVSREATSSHEPASWRADWTCGSASDPRLLRTFSGHEGPVVAVATVVVDGRPVVVSASRDATVCVWDLATGERLHTLTAAPPDDISSLSPELVALATVVVDGHPLVLTCHTDGTARLWDPETGRSAGELALGLARLVLDGRHVVLAIEADRTLGVWDQATGSRLGVFPWMVGIGELDGRKVVVTCPPDDHTQVWDLATGREVGECLPAEGPWTLEGRHIAVTKEEGQAGRVWDLDRHVFLAADLRELLADSEYGDAVSALAVVDTVSALTVVDGRVVVLSSHYEGAPELVGDLAPVVFPDGPSATLILEERCVALAVGVDHTLRFWDLPTSLMDPTGPDGTRSIRSIPLEAAAGKELIRSDPRDLIDLARLISARTNGLLAAECLRAASRSLVLGDTPVSLIAGPDGTVTLWHTLDPSHAGSVLTGHTDRVWAIASTPVGTCTLAVTTSRDRTVRAWDLATGEQEGEPLTGHTGQVWDVATTTVDGRGVAVTAGEDHTVRTWDLTAARGDGGRLRAGHTESVLAVATAVLDGVPVLVTAGADHAVRTWDLTTGSQTSDSLSAEVSAMTTAVVGGHSVVVTAAPDATLHILELATGKTVHRPFPSGHGRVLAMASATLDGLPVALTAGSDRVVGVWDLTTGQPLVAPLTGHSSRITAAATTVLDGQPVAVTGSWDKTVRLWDIATGRQLGEPLTGHTDWVTAVATATLGGVPIAISKSRDRTIRLWNLSTGQQIRDAQAAESGSGNTLAVSAMADGRLVAALGDDRTVRFRDLTAGRSAGTDHLLPFPVHSLAAAPGGRFAVGFGCEVGVLSRTS; this is encoded by the coding sequence ATGATGGAAAGATCTGATCACGTGTCCCGGGAAGCGACTTCCTCGCATGAGCCTGCCTCTTGGCGGGCGGACTGGACGTGCGGTTCCGCGTCCGACCCTCGGCTGCTCCGTACCTTCAGCGGTCACGAAGGCCCCGTGGTCGCAGTGGCGACGGTGGTCGTCGACGGGCGTCCGGTTGTTGTCTCGGCGAGCCGCGACGCGACGGTGTGTGTCTGGGACCTGGCGACGGGGGAACGGCTACATACGCTGACGGCAGCTCCTCCCGACGACATATCGTCGTTGTCGCCCGAGTTGGTGGCCCTGGCCACGGTGGTGGTCGACGGGCACCCCCTGGTCCTCACGTGCCACACTGACGGGACCGCGAGGCTGTGGGATCCGGAGACGGGGCGCTCTGCGGGCGAACTGGCCCTGGGGCTGGCGCGGTTGGTCCTGGACGGCCGGCACGTGGTGCTGGCCATCGAGGCGGACCGGACGCTGGGTGTGTGGGACCAGGCAACCGGCAGTCGACTCGGCGTGTTCCCCTGGATGGTGGGCATAGGGGAGCTGGATGGACGCAAGGTCGTTGTAACGTGTCCACCGGACGACCACACACAGGTGTGGGACCTGGCCACCGGCCGCGAGGTCGGCGAGTGCCTGCCGGCCGAGGGCCCGTGGACACTCGAAGGACGGCACATCGCCGTAACCAAAGAAGAGGGCCAGGCGGGCCGTGTGTGGGATCTGGACCGCCACGTGTTTCTGGCAGCCGACCTGCGGGAGTTGCTGGCGGATTCCGAGTACGGTGACGCAGTGTCAGCCCTGGCGGTCGTCGACACAGTGTCAGCCCTCACGGTCGTCGATGGTCGGGTCGTGGTCCTCAGCTCCCACTACGAGGGCGCACCGGAACTCGTCGGCGACCTCGCCCCTGTTGTTTTTCCCGACGGCCCGTCCGCGACACTGATCCTGGAAGAGCGCTGTGTCGCGCTCGCTGTGGGCGTGGACCACACCCTGCGCTTCTGGGACCTGCCGACGAGCCTCATGGACCCCACAGGCCCTGACGGCACGCGGAGCATTCGCAGCATCCCTTTGGAAGCAGCCGCAGGCAAGGAGTTGATCAGGAGCGATCCGAGAGACCTCATCGACCTGGCACGCCTGATCTCCGCCCGGACGAACGGCCTGCTCGCCGCCGAGTGCTTGAGGGCCGCTTCCCGGAGCCTGGTGCTGGGGGACACGCCCGTCTCCCTCATCGCCGGTCCGGACGGCACCGTAACGCTTTGGCACACGCTCGACCCGTCGCACGCGGGCAGTGTGCTGACCGGTCACACCGATCGGGTGTGGGCCATCGCCAGCACCCCGGTCGGGACGTGCACCCTGGCGGTCACGACATCCCGCGACCGCACCGTACGGGCCTGGGATCTCGCCACCGGCGAACAGGAGGGTGAGCCCCTCACCGGGCACACCGGACAGGTGTGGGACGTCGCCACGACCACGGTGGACGGACGCGGTGTCGCCGTCACCGCAGGGGAAGACCACACGGTGCGCACCTGGGACCTCACCGCTGCCCGGGGAGATGGCGGCCGACTGCGTGCCGGACACACCGAATCCGTCCTGGCGGTCGCCACAGCGGTCCTTGACGGTGTCCCCGTGCTCGTCACCGCAGGCGCCGACCACGCCGTGCGCACCTGGGACCTGACCACCGGCTCGCAGACCTCCGACTCCCTGAGCGCAGAGGTGTCCGCCATGACGACTGCGGTGGTGGGCGGACACTCGGTCGTCGTCACAGCCGCTCCCGACGCCACCCTGCACATTTTGGAGCTCGCCACCGGCAAAACCGTCCACCGTCCGTTCCCCAGCGGCCACGGCAGAGTCCTGGCCATGGCCTCGGCGACCCTGGACGGCCTGCCCGTCGCCCTCACCGCAGGCAGTGATCGCGTCGTGGGCGTCTGGGACCTCACTACCGGACAGCCCCTGGTCGCACCTCTCACCGGCCACTCCAGCCGTATTACCGCAGCCGCCACCACGGTTCTCGACGGACAGCCCGTGGCAGTGACGGGCAGCTGGGATAAGACGGTGCGACTGTGGGACATCGCCACCGGCCGACAGCTCGGCGAACCCCTGACCGGCCACACCGACTGGGTGACCGCCGTGGCCACCGCCACCCTGGGCGGAGTTCCCATCGCGATCAGCAAGAGCCGGGACCGGACGATACGCTTGTGGAACCTGTCCACGGGGCAGCAGATCCGCGACGCCCAGGCCGCCGAGTCAGGCTCCGGCAACACACTGGCGGTCTCAGCGATGGCCGACGGACGGCTCGTCGCGGCCCTCGGCGATGACCGCACCGTGCGGTTCCGCGATCTCACCGCAGGGCGCTCAGCCGGTACCGACCACCTGCTCCCATTCCCCGTGCACTCACTCGCAGCGGCACCGGGCGGGCGCTTCGCGGTCGGGTTCGGCTGCGAGGTCGGGGTGCTGTCGAGGACATCCTGA
- a CDS encoding GlxA family transcriptional regulator, whose translation MAKESSHQAHAAGVHRVVVIVDENSNPFELGCATEIFGLRRPEIGRDLYDFRLCSPEPSTPMRDGFFTLTAVAGLEAADTADTLIVPNRPDVEVPRRPAVLDTIRRAHARGARMIGFCSGAFTLAEAGVLDGRRATAHWQWADAFRARFPAVHLESDVLFVDDGDILTAAGSAAALDLGLHVVRRDHGAEVANSVSRRLVFAAHRDGGQRQFVERPIPDLPDESLAPVLAWAQERLDSPLTIADLAARAGVSPATLHRRFRAQLGTTPLMWLTGERLALACRLIERGESRFEVVARRSGLGTAANLRTLMRRETGITPSAYKRRFGPEVN comes from the coding sequence ATGGCGAAAGAATCCTCGCACCAAGCTCACGCGGCAGGCGTACATCGGGTGGTCGTGATCGTGGACGAGAACTCGAACCCGTTCGAGCTCGGCTGCGCGACGGAAATCTTCGGCCTGCGCAGGCCGGAGATCGGCCGCGATCTCTACGACTTCCGGCTCTGCTCCCCCGAGCCCTCCACCCCGATGCGAGACGGATTCTTCACCCTCACAGCAGTCGCCGGCTTGGAGGCAGCCGATACAGCAGACACCTTGATCGTCCCCAACCGCCCCGACGTCGAGGTGCCCCGCCGACCCGCCGTGCTCGACACCATTCGACGGGCACACGCGCGCGGCGCACGCATGATCGGCTTCTGCAGCGGCGCCTTCACCCTGGCCGAGGCCGGAGTCCTCGACGGGCGCCGGGCCACAGCCCACTGGCAGTGGGCTGATGCCTTCCGTGCCCGCTTCCCTGCCGTCCACCTCGAATCAGACGTGCTGTTCGTGGACGACGGTGACATCCTCACCGCCGCAGGAAGCGCGGCCGCACTCGACCTCGGCCTGCACGTGGTCCGCCGCGACCACGGCGCCGAGGTTGCCAACTCCGTAAGCCGACGGTTGGTCTTCGCGGCACACCGCGACGGCGGGCAGCGGCAGTTCGTCGAGCGTCCCATACCCGACCTCCCCGACGAGTCCCTGGCACCCGTACTGGCCTGGGCGCAGGAACGGCTCGACTCACCACTCACGATCGCAGACCTCGCGGCGCGGGCGGGGGTCAGCCCGGCTACGCTGCACCGCCGCTTCCGGGCACAGTTGGGAACGACCCCGTTGATGTGGCTCACGGGGGAACGGCTCGCCTTGGCCTGCCGACTGATCGAGCGAGGCGAATCACGTTTCGAGGTAGTCGCACGACGGAGCGGTCTGGGCACTGCTGCCAACCTGCGCACGCTGATGCGTCGCGAAACGGGCATCACTCCGTCGGCGTACAAGCGCCGGTTCGGACCCGAGGTGAACTGA
- a CDS encoding IS5 family transposase, which translates to MSDAEWAVVRDAMPVPPWLEGRGGQPEGYCHRQMLDAVRYLVAGGITWRAMPGDFPVWDRVYAFARRWGAKGLLAELHDRLRGLVREHAGRNPEPTAAIVDSQSLRAAATVPASSRGYDAGKKVPGRKRHIVVDCLGLLLTVMVTTASVQDRHAAVPLMKRVRNRYKKVVLVWADGGYAGRLVTWARQKLQLLQIVKRSDDVAGFVVLPRRWCVERTFAWLFRSRRLVRNYETLPAVHEQMVLWSMTMLMSRRLARRRA; encoded by the coding sequence ATGAGCGACGCGGAGTGGGCGGTCGTGCGGGATGCGATGCCGGTCCCGCCCTGGCTGGAGGGCCGGGGCGGGCAGCCGGAGGGCTACTGTCATCGGCAGATGCTGGACGCTGTGCGCTACCTGGTCGCGGGCGGCATCACGTGGCGGGCGATGCCGGGCGATTTCCCCGTGTGGGACCGCGTCTACGCCTTCGCGCGACGATGGGGTGCGAAGGGCCTGCTGGCCGAGCTGCACGATCGGCTCCGGGGCCTGGTCCGCGAGCACGCCGGCCGCAACCCGGAACCGACCGCCGCCATCGTCGACTCGCAGTCGCTGCGGGCCGCGGCGACCGTGCCGGCCTCTTCACGGGGATACGACGCAGGCAAGAAGGTGCCGGGGCGCAAGCGCCACATCGTGGTGGACTGCCTCGGCCTTCTCCTGACGGTCATGGTGACCACCGCGAGTGTCCAGGACCGCCACGCGGCCGTGCCCCTGATGAAGCGCGTGCGGAACCGCTACAAGAAGGTCGTCCTGGTGTGGGCCGACGGCGGCTACGCGGGCCGCCTGGTCACTTGGGCGAGGCAGAAGCTCCAGCTCCTGCAGATCGTCAAGCGAAGCGACGATGTCGCGGGGTTCGTGGTGCTGCCGAGGCGCTGGTGCGTGGAGCGGACGTTCGCGTGGTTGTTCCGCTCGCGCCGTTTGGTGCGCAACTACGAGACACTGCCTGCCGTCCACGAGCAAATGGTGCTGTGGTCGATGACGATGCTCATGAGCCGCAGGCTGGCCCGTCGGCGAGCGTGA